The following is a genomic window from Candidatus Diapherotrites archaeon.
TCCGTTAAATCGTTTTTGTTGGCGTTCAAGTACAGTGATTGTTTGATTGACTTGGTTTTTTGTGCGTTCAACGGGAATTCTATTAGGACGTTGAATTTGCTTTTCAATTATTGCCACCAGCTCTCTGATTGAGTTTTCCGTGAAATAAACCTATTAAATGTATTGTTTCGTTTTTTAACGAAAGAATTAGCCTTGTGCCTCGCTCTCAGAGAGCAGGAGGACTTAACACGCAGGGCTAATGATTGCGTCAAAAAAATTAAGGGGAAAAAGAATAAATTTGTTTTCTGGAGAGCATATCTCCCTTGAAGTCTTAAAGGCAGTTCAGGGGAGTTGTCCTGTTCGGAAAACATTAAATAATTCATAGCCTAAATACTTATATATAACAAAATTTAATTAAACATACGCATACTAAACGAAACATTTATAAATACGTAAGGTATAATCTATATGGAGATCAAAAAATTATGACAGAAAAAAAAACAACAATGAACGTATACCCTACAGACAAAAAATTATTCAAAGACCTAACCTTCGGATTAATTCACTTAGATGACAGCGAAGCAGACGCATTCCACAAGCTCCTGGAAGACTACAACAAACTCAAAAAAGAAAGAAAACCCATTCAATTCAAAAAAGTATAAGGCAGGCCAAAAAAATGAACGAAAACAAGTTCACGGCAAGCAGTATAGGTCAAAACGCTAATTTTAAAGCCAAAAAGGCTTCCCTGCAAGAAAATGGGTACGGGCCCGGTGGGATTTGAACCCACGACCTACAGCTCTCCCCCTTCTTTTCTTTCCAAAAGAAAAGAAGTGGTAAGCTATCCCAAGAAAAGAAAGACAAGTTGCCCAAAAAAGAAAAACAATTAATTATTTATCAAAAGTTTTTTCTTTCTTTGGCAAGAATGCAAACCCTTTTTCTTTTGGACAGCCTGCTCCTTTTTCTCTTTGGATAGACTGTAGACCTTTTCAAGCTTTGCTTGAAATAGGCTTAGGTTAGAAGGCTGTTGCCCTATCCAGGCTAGGCTACGGGCCCTTCAAATAATAACTTGTGCTTTATTGAATTAAAAAGCTTTTTGCAATATTCTATTTTTTTGTTATGAAAAAAAAGCAAAAGCAAAAAGAATTGGTTGCAAGGCTTTTGAGGGAGCCTGTGAGAAACATAGAATTTGATAATGATTCTATTTTTTGAGAATTCGACGGAAGAAAGATCAAGGACAGGATTGTATTAAAGAGATAACCCCATGTAGGGGAATGGTCAAGGAAGAAAAACAGGGTGTTCATTGACAGGGACTTATGCAGGCAGAGGTCAATAAAGGCAATAAGCCTGCATGAGGCAATAGAGAAGTATTTGCATGAAAGATACTGCCTTAGAGTCCAAGAGGAAGCGCATAAGATTGCAGAGAAGAAGGAAAGGACTTTCCTTAAGGAAAAAGGCGGGAATTGGCGCTCGCATCAATTGATTGTTTACTGGCTCTGGCACAAGAAAGGAGAAAAATAAAATTTGAATTTAATTCTAATTTTCTATTTTTTCACGCAGAAGACTTTGTTGAAGGAGTTCTTTTCCTTGAATTTTCCTTCGCTTAAATCCAGCAGCCAGGCAGAAAGCTTAGGGTCATTGAATTCCTTTGACAGGAATTTCAACCTGCATTTCTTGTGGAATACCTTTGTCTTTGGGCGCTGGTAGAATGAGAGTGCATCAAAAGGAAGTACAAAAATAAATTCGTCAACCTGCTTTGCGTACCTGAGCTTGGATTTCATTTTCCCCTGCGAAGGCCTTGTGAGGACCTCAAAACCTATGAGCCTGCCTTTCTCTGTCTCAACCAAGAAATCGAATTTGCCCTGAGAAGAAAAATTTTCATTTCGTTTAGAGCTTATGAGCACGCTCTGTTCAGGCGAAATCCTCTTTAAAAGAAGAGTCCTATTCACGTGCAATTTATTGAGTTCATGAAAGGTGTACAAATGCATTGAATTAGTCTTATTGTTGCCATTAATTTTGATTTCCTCAAAAGAAACTATCCTCAACCACCAAATCGCTGTTACATTAAATAATTCAGGCAAAGAAATATTTAAGTATTAGGGTTCCTAATTAAATAAGTTTAAAAAGCACGAAAACGTTATAATAATAGCCTTTAAAATAAGCAGAAAAAAGAATTCGGGTGATATAAAAATGAACAAAGCCTTCCTATGCTATTCTTCGATTGCATTCGCTTTAGCCTTAATTCTGGCTAATGCAGGCGCAGCAAACATTATTGCGCCAACAGAAGTTCCCTCCTTCACCAACTGGAGTTTTTCAGTTGAATTGAATTCAACTGACTCCTTCACCAAAACAGAAATATACTTGGATGAAGCAGGCATTCCAATCGTGACAGCATTCAATAATTCATCCACAATATACAATCCTGCTGGTTCAGTTCTCAAGGCATTTGCCCTGGACAATGACCCTAACAGCAATGCAGGCCTCACATTATATGTTTCAGTTATTGGACTCAATGAAGGAGCACACAACCTGAAAATTCTCACTTACAATGGAAGCAATTTAAATGAAGAAAAAAGCCTTGCATTGAACTCAATTCAAGTCCTCTCAAAAGAATTTCAGGGGGAAATGGAAAACAAGATTTCAAGCATTAATTCAGAATTAGACAGCAAAAGCAAGGCAATAGATGAACTGAAAACCACAACAGAAAGCTCCTTGCAGCAGAAAACCCAGGAAATAAACTCCCTGAACAATTCAGTCACAGAGGTTGCCTCAAGCGTTGAGAGCACGAAAACAGAACTGCAGCAGAAGATTAGCACTGAAACAGCGTCCTTGGAAGAAGACATAAGCAAAATAGAAAGCAAAAACAAGCAGCAGGACACGGCAATAGCAGGAAAAGAAGACAAGGTTGAATTGCAGGGCAATCCCTTGGTTGGAATGATTGTAATGGGAAAAAGATATGCCTGGATTGCAGGAGTGCTTGTAGTAATAATAATTGCATTGTTTGCCTTCATTAAATTCAGCGAAAAAAGAGGCCTGAAAGACGAGCTGAAGATATACGATGAAAGCTTCAAGCCCCCAAAGCCTCCTAAAAGGCCTTTTGAAGGCAGACTGCAGACAACAGTAGAAGAAGAAAAAGAATTAGACATAAAAGCAGGGGACATTATATTAAAGCCAAGGTAAAAAGGAGAAAACACTTAAAAATTCTTTCATTCCTTTTTTTTACTTATGGAATTAAAGAAGAGGATTGACGAGGCAAGAAAGAATTGTGTTAAATGCCTTACATACAAGAGGATGGGCAGGTTCGACCCTTACAGGGAGACAGTCCTTAAAGCATTGAACGAATTATATGACGGCTATGCAATAGAGTACGCGCAGCTCAGGAGGGCAAAAGGCTCAGACAAGACCTTTGACCCCGCACTCGAAAAAGCAAAGGAAAGAAGAGACTATTTACTGGACGCAATAAAATCCTGCGACGGCTGCCCAAAAGAAATAGACCTAGTCAACAGGATAATGAAAGAATTCAAGTAATTAGGAATTAAATTTATTCAATCCTGATTTTTGTGCATTTTTCAAAATTAATCAAAAGGTTTAAAAGCAATTCAATTATAATATTTATTTAATATGTTCCCCAGTCTTGCTCTAGGGCTTGCCCCTAGGCGACACTGGGTTAATTCTTATTTTTTAAGCAAATATCAGAAATAAAGTCATCCAAACATATTGAAGAATCACAAACTTTTTTCAAGAAATTGGAACTGCTGACTCTAAAATAGGCATTCACCACTTTTTTGCCTAATTTTTGAACTCTTTTTATTGTTGGCACGAAATCTCCATCGCCACTTACAATAATTGCAGTATCATAGATGTTTTCATAGGCAAACGAAAGCATGTCAGTAGCCAGATAACATGAAATCCAGGTATTTTTCTCAACTCTGAGAAAAAGCTTTGCTGCTTCCAATAAACTTTTTCATTATAGCCTCTATCCAAAGAAGCATTATAATAATACACGCCGATAAGCAATCCGTCATTTTTAAGAATTTTTATTAGTTTGTTAAAATCTATTTCACTGTCACGCAAATTAAAAGTGTCTATAATGCTGTGATAGAAATTGCTTCCATCAATAAATATAATTATTCGTTCAGTTTTTTCCATTATAAAAAACCACTCTCTCTCAAAATATCTCAAACAATAAAAAAATTCCATTACTCAATTCGAATTTTTGTTCCTATTGCAATGCCTGGAAGGCCCTTTGTAAGGCGGGCTATTACTGCGCCGTTGTCCCCGTGCACTCTGGTTACTTTTCCTGCAATTATTTTTCCAGAGGAAGTCTTCCACTTGGCTTTCTTTCCAATCAGAGAAGAAGCCTTTGCCCTTGAGTCAATGCCTTCAACGTAAATTATTATCTGGTTCGGCCTTTGAGTCTTCCGGCCTCCCCTGAAATTCTTTATTATTCCGTGCATTTTGAATCAACCCAAAAAAATTGCAAAAAAAATTTAGGCAGAGAAACATTAATAAAATAAACCCATAATTCATTTTATTGGCAGAATTGCAGAATTACGAGGGAAAAAAAATGCTTGTGGCAGGAATAGACGAGGCAGGCAGAGGGCCCTGCCTTGGCCCAATGGTG
Proteins encoded in this region:
- a CDS encoding NYN domain-containing protein; protein product: MEAAKLFLRVEKNTWISCYLATDMLSFAYENIYDTAIIVSGDGDFVPTIKRVQKLGKKVVNAYFRVSSSNFLKKVCDSSICLDDFISDICLKNKN
- a CDS encoding 50S ribosomal protein L35ae, whose amino-acid sequence is MHGIIKNFRGGRKTQRPNQIIIYVEGIDSRAKASSLIGKKAKWKTSSGKIIAGKVTRVHGDNGAVIARLTKGLPGIAIGTKIRIE